From the genome of Candidatus Electrothrix communis, one region includes:
- a CDS encoding transposase yields MIIRGNNREPIFSADEDYRFYLEKLQAACEKHTCDVHAYVLMTNHVHLLITPHEKDGISKTMQMIGRYYVQYFNHTYQRTRDIMGRPL; encoded by the coding sequence GTGATTATACGCGGAAACAACCGGGAACCGATATTCTCCGCCGATGAAGATTACCGGTTTTATCTGGAAAAATTACAGGCAGCCTGCGAAAAACACACCTGCGATGTCCATGCCTATGTCCTGATGACCAACCATGTTCATCTCCTGATCACACCCCATGAAAAGGATGGCATCTCTAAAACCATGCAGATGATCGGTCGCTATTATGTGCAATATTTCAATCACACCTATCAGCGCACAAGGGACATTATGGGAAGGCCGCTATAA
- a CDS encoding cyclic nucleotide-binding domain-containing protein — translation MVLQAADLKKYSYFSNFSNRSFDFLVEKITTVNFPAGTEIIREGERGDSLYVVKEGQLEVRKKVSLNREIKLSTIDDGQIFGEQALITCSLRSSSVRAKTDIVLYKLLKVDFENIILQESTFKAHILDKIKGHAKYNEIIRLQPFERLSPDKMTCLMEKLTEQTFCIGEDIIVQNEKGDSYYIIKSGRVEVLKKGSGEQEYKKVAELRKGDAFGEEALIRDDPRGATCRAIDETTVYVLSKIDFDEIVKQSYLEIIYPDEISLPSYLDDYIFIDARITPEYDEEHIHGSINIPLEVLRQQCNFFDKKKKYITYCLNDSRGMVAAFLMKNRDFDVQYLRGGLSGWEGPIEVGAAEGVYLPE, via the coding sequence ATGGTACTTCAAGCGGCTGATCTCAAAAAATATAGTTATTTTTCAAACTTTTCAAACCGCTCCTTTGACTTTCTGGTGGAAAAAATAACCACTGTAAACTTTCCGGCTGGCACTGAAATAATCCGGGAAGGAGAACGAGGAGATTCCCTGTATGTGGTAAAAGAAGGCCAGCTTGAGGTGAGAAAAAAGGTGAGCTTAAATAGGGAGATAAAGCTGTCCACCATTGATGATGGGCAAATCTTCGGTGAACAGGCCTTGATTACCTGCTCCCTGCGCTCCTCCTCAGTCAGAGCCAAAACAGATATTGTACTGTATAAACTTCTCAAGGTGGATTTCGAAAATATCATTCTGCAGGAGTCAACATTTAAGGCTCACATTCTTGATAAAATCAAAGGTCATGCCAAATACAACGAGATCATTAGGTTGCAACCTTTCGAGCGTCTTTCTCCAGATAAAATGACCTGTCTAATGGAAAAATTGACGGAACAAACCTTTTGTATCGGCGAGGATATCATTGTGCAGAATGAAAAGGGGGATTCCTATTACATTATCAAATCAGGCCGAGTCGAGGTGTTAAAAAAAGGTAGTGGTGAGCAGGAATACAAGAAAGTAGCTGAATTAAGAAAAGGCGATGCCTTTGGCGAGGAAGCCCTCATCAGAGACGACCCGCGAGGCGCTACCTGCCGGGCCATTGACGAAACAACCGTTTATGTACTCAGTAAGATAGATTTTGACGAAATTGTCAAACAGTCATATCTTGAGATTATCTATCCCGATGAGATCAGCCTGCCTAGCTATCTGGACGACTATATCTTCATTGATGCCAGGATCACACCAGAATACGATGAGGAGCATATTCATGGTTCAATTAACATCCCCCTCGAGGTATTGCGCCAACAGTGTAATTTTTTCGATAAGAAAAAAAAATATATTACCTACTGTCTCAATGATTCCAGGGGGATGGTTGCCGCCTTTCTTATGAAAAATCGAGATTTTGACGTTCAGTACCTCCGAGGTGGACTGAGCGGTTGGGAAGGGCCGATTGAAGTAGGGGCTGCTGAAGGAGTCTACTTGCCGGAGTAA